GTCCGGATCGGTCACCAGCGGCGCGTTCGCGCCGAGGGAGAGCAGATCGACGTACGGGCGCAGCTGGACCTGCCGATCGGCGTCGACCCAGCCATGGTGTCCCGGCGGCACCTCGACCACCGGCGCACCGAGGCGGACCAGCGCCTTGACCTCGCTGGCGAGGTGCAGGCACCCCGGGGTCCGCGACCAGTACAGCGGCTTGACCCCGAGCGGATCCCGCACCAGGTACGCCCGCCCGGTGGCCCGTTCCACCACGGCGAAGGCGTACTCGCCACGCAGCCGGCCCACCATCTGCTCGCCCCACTGCTCGAAGGCGGCGAGCACCACCTCGGTGTCGCTGGCGCTGCGGAACCGGTGGCCGAGCCCGCTCAGTTCGGCGCGCAACTCGTGGTGGTTGAAGACCTCGCCGTTGTAGCAGAGCAGTAAGCGCTCGTCGGCCGAGACCCAGGGCTGCACCGCCCGGTCCCGGTCCACCACCCGCAGCCGCCGGGTGCCGGCGAGCAGGCCGGTCTCGTACCGCGTCTCGGTGACCTCGCCGCGCGGGGCGAGGGTGCCGAGCATCCGCCGGAAGATCGCCGGGTCGGCCTCCGGGCCGAGGGTGAGCACGATGCCGCACATGCTCAGCTCCCCATCTCGGCTTCGTACGCCCGGCGCAGCCGCAGGGTGGCGGCCGGGGCGAGGCAGATGTGCCAGGCCTGGCCCTCGTCGACCACGTTGAGTTCACCGGCCCGCTGTCGGTCGAGCAGCAACTCGGCCAGGGCGTCCCGGGCACCGAAGCGGCGGTACCAGGCCATCTCCACGTCCACCGCCCAGCCCAGGCAGTGCCCGCTGGGCACCATCGCGGCGTACCCGAGGCGCCGCAGCCGGTGCTGGTGCTCGGCGCTGCGGACCAGGCTTGTCACCCAGAGCGGTGGGGTGCCCGCCGGTGCGACGGCGGCGAACTCGCGGCCGACGTCGTTGAGCAGGGCGATCACCTCGCGGCGGGCGCGGCGCAAGAGCAGACCGGCGGTACGCGGCGTGGCGTCCGGCAGCACCCGACGCCGCAGCGCCCGTACGCCCCGACCGACGATCGTGCGGGGCTGCTCGGTGTAGCGGAAGCGCAGCAGGCCCCGGCGTCGCAACCACTCCAGGTCGACCAGTTCGGGGCTGTGCTGCACGTCGACGTCGGTGAGGAAGGTCGCCGCGTCCCGCCACCACATGACGTCGATGCGGGACAGCAGGTAGATGCGGACCAGCGCGGTGAGGTCGCCGGCCGAACTACGCGCGTTCGGCTGGTACCGGGCCATCTCCAGCAGCAGGGTCTCCCGGGCACCGACCAACCCCTGCGCGGTGGCGTCGAGCACCGCGGCGATCGCCGGTTCCCGCAGTCGCTGGTCGATCAGCACCTGACGGGCCTTGGTACTGCCCGCCCCGGCCAGCGCGTTCACTTCGACAAGCAGGTCGGCCACGGCATCGCGGTACGCGTCCAGGTCCGGCACGACGGTGGCGGTCGGCTGTGGCCGTCCGGCCTGCGCACGGCGGCGGACCGGTGCCGCGTACGGGACCGGTGGGCCCGGCTGCTGTCTGGGGCTACGGCTGGGCACACGCATGGTCGGGTCCTCTCTCCGGTCGCGACATCACGG
This DNA window, taken from Micromonospora sp. FIMYZ51, encodes the following:
- a CDS encoding DUF5715 family protein, with translation MRVPSRSPRQQPGPPVPYAAPVRRRAQAGRPQPTATVVPDLDAYRDAVADLLVEVNALAGAGSTKARQVLIDQRLREPAIAAVLDATAQGLVGARETLLLEMARYQPNARSSAGDLTALVRIYLLSRIDVMWWRDAATFLTDVDVQHSPELVDLEWLRRRGLLRFRYTEQPRTIVGRGVRALRRRVLPDATPRTAGLLLRRARREVIALLNDVGREFAAVAPAGTPPLWVTSLVRSAEHQHRLRRLGYAAMVPSGHCLGWAVDVEMAWYRRFGARDALAELLLDRQRAGELNVVDEGQAWHICLAPAATLRLRRAYEAEMGS